TTTGCATTTTTTTCCACTGCTATGGCCTATTCGAAGTAATTCATGATGGTGTATCCGCCATCTTTAAGATACTGGTCTTTTGTCATGAGGTGAAGGTCTGACTGCATCATGTCGTTGACAAGTTCTTCAAGTTTGTACTCTCTTCTCCAACCCAGTTTGGTCTCTGCTTTGGTAGGGTCTCCAAGAAGCAGGTCTACTTCTGTCGGTCTGAAATACTTTGGATCGACTGCTACGACCTCTTTGCCAACAAGCTGTTGGAGGTTGTTGATGTCAAGGTTAAGTTCTTTGGCTCTGCTTTCATCAACACTATTCACAATACCTACTTCATCAACCCCTTCACCTTTAAATTCCAGTTCTATGCCTGCAAACCTGAAGGCCATTCTTACAAAGTCTCTAACCGTAGTGGTCTGTCCTGTAGCGATGACCCAGTCTTCGGGTTCATCAGCCTGAAGGATCAGCCACATCATTTTCACGTAATCTTTGGCATGCCCCCAGTCACGTTTGGCATCGAGGTTACCAAGGTAGAGTTTGTCCTGAAGGCCAAGGGCTATCTTGGAAGCGGCTCTGGTGATCTTTCTTGTCACAAAGGTTTCACCACGTACCGGAGATTCATGGTTGAAGAGGATACCGTTACATGCGAACATACCATAGGCTTCTCTGTAGTTGACTGTGATCCAGTAGGCATACATCTTGGCTACAGCGTAAGGAGAACGCGGGTAGAATGGTGTGGTTTCACTCTGTGGTGTCTCCTGCACTTTTCCGTAGAGTTCGGAGGTACTTGCCTGGTAGATACGTGTCTTTTCCGTAAGGCCCAGGAGCTTGACCGCTTCAAGGATACGCAGTGTTCCTGTACCGTCTGCATTGGCAACATACTCCGGTGTTTCAAAGGAGACTGCTACATGTGACATGGCTGCAAGGTTGTAGATCTCATCAGGTTGGACTTCCTGGATGATTCGTGTGAGGTTCATGGAGTCTGTCATCTCACCATAATGCAGGATAAAGTGTCTGTTTTCTACATGGGGGTCCTGGTAGAGGTGGTCGATACGGTCTGTATTGAAAAGAGATGCACGACGTTTGATACCATGAACAATATATCCTTTTTTAAGGAGGAACTCTGCAAGGTAGGAACCGTCCTGTCCTGTGATTCCTGTGATCAGTGCGACTTTTTCAGACATTTTTTTCCTTTTCATAAAAATAATTAGTTGCTTCCACAAACCCATTTACAGAGCCACAGTCAAAACGCTTTCCTTTAAATTTGAAGGCAATGACCTTTCCCTCTTTTGCCTGTTCGAGTAGGGCATCAGTTATCTGTATCTCTCCACCTTTACCAGGCTTTGTATTTCTGATAATATCGAAGATGTCGGGTGTGAGAATATACCTTCCTATAATTGCCATATTGGTCGGGGCATTCCTGGGTTCTGGTTTTTCCACCATATCGGTTACGCGGTAAGTATCGTCTGTGTTATCCACAAGATTCCCTGCAATGACACCATATTTATTGGTTTCTTCCAAGGGGACCTCTTCAATGGCAACAATGGAGCATTGGTATTTTTCGTAAACACTAACCATTTGCTTTAGTACAGAATCATTCCCATTATTGTCACAAAGATCATCTGCGAGGATAACGGCAAAAGGCTCGTTGCCTATCAATGTTTCTCCAGTCAGAATAGCATGCCCAAGGCCTTTCATCTCTACCTGTCTGGTATAGGAGAATGTACATTGTGTGATGAGGGAACGGATCTCGGTCAGAAGAGGTTCTTTAGAGGTTCCTTTGATCTGATGTTCGAGTTCGTATGAGATATCAAAATGGTCTTCTATGGCACGCTTACCCCGTCCAGTAACAATGGCCATGGTATGGATATTAGCTTCAACAGCTTCTTCTACACCGTATTGGATGAGGGGTTTGGTAAGAACAGGGAGCATCTCTTTGGGAGTAGCTTTTGTTGCGGGGAGGAACCGTGTGCCGTAACCGGCGGCAGGGAATAAACATTTTTTGATCAAAAAAAATCCTTTAGACTTAAAAGTATTACCTCATAATGTAGTGTTATTTTATCTAACTTGTAATTAGTTACTGGTTATTTGGAATGTCCAAAACCCCAATATCTACGTATTATCAATACAATGATAATAACTATCAAACTAATTATTATTTAAGGAAGAAAGCACTATATTACGACTTCGATAATAATTATCAAATTAAATTAAATAAGGAAATAGAAAATGAAAAGATCATTGACAACATTAAGCCTGGCAGTCGTTTTGATAGCAGGAGCAAACGCGGCATCACTTGAAGAGAGAGTAGCAGCATTGGAGGAGCAGAACAAAGTACTGACAGAAGAGGTACTCGCAGAACAGACAGGCGGATTTACAGCAGTGGATGTGACGCAGTCCTATAACGGCATGGGAGCAGCAGCTTCAAAAGTGTACTACTCACAGAATCCGCTCTCCATTGGTGGATACGGGGAGATGTATTATGCCAATCCGGATAATGGAGATGACTATGCGAATGTATACAGGTTCGTTACCTACTTCGGATACAAGTTCTCGGACAATGTGATTTTGAATGCGGAAATAGAGTATGAACACGGGGCCAATGCCGAAGAGGGTGGTGAAGTGGTCATGGAATTCATGTACCTGGATTTCCTGATGAGAGAGGAGGTCAATCTCAGACTCGGGCATCTGCTTGTACCGATGGGTATCATCGGTCTGAGACATGAACCGACACTTTTCAATACGGTACAGCGGCCGGAAATTGAACGCTATCTGATCCCTACGACATGGCATGAGAATGGGGCATTGCTGTACGGCAGGTTCGAAGGCATAGGGCTTGAATATACGGCTGGTGTGGTCAATACACTCAATATGAATACGCTGGCGACAGCGGATGCCTCTGAAAAATGGATCAGAGACGGTCGGCAGGGGGCTTTCAAAAAAGGTGCTTTCGATCCGGCTTTTGTAGGACGTTTGGACTATACCGGTATCAACAGTCTGACAGTCGGAGCATCACTCTATTACGGTGGGGCATCGAATCTCAAGGACGGATATGACAAAGAAGGCAACTATCTTGGAGATATCTCTGGACTTACCACAACAATGTTCGACCTGCATGCCATGTACAACAACGGACCGTTTTCCGCATATGGCCTCTATACACAGACTACGCTGGATGGTGCCCAGAAGATCGGAAATGGTGCCGTTGAGAAGGGCAGCGGATACTATGCCAATGCTGCATATGATATTGGAAGTCTGACAAGCCTGGAGTATAAGGTCCCTCTTTTCGTACAGTATGAAAACTACAATCCGGTTGCGAAGAGCGTTGATGGTTTTAACGAAGAGAAATATAAGACGGAAAAAACGACGATCGGTCTGAATTTTTTTCCTGTGAACCAGGCGGTCATTAAAGCGGATTATGCGATGAAGGATGTGAACAATGTCGAAGAAAACATATTCTCTTTGGGGATCGGCTTTATTTTTTAGAAAGGCATACTACATGAAAAAACGTTTTATAACACTGCTTTTGTCAGGGGCCATCTTCTGTGCAGCCATGGAGGCTGCTGTACCCAAACCGGTGAAGCATGCCATCGATGCTTCTTTCGGAGAGGTCTCGAAAATAGAGGCCAGGCAGATCGTTCTGACCGGAAGTACCTATGAAAAAGTCAAAGCCAGAGCCAAAGCAAAACTGGAGACGAAGATCTATCGTTACTATGTGATCCGAAGCAGCAGCGCAGTAGGATATGCTGTGTTGATCACACGCAAAGTCCGTACGAAAAAGGCAACGGTCCTCTATGTATTCGATGTGAAGGGCGTGTTAAAGTTCTCTGAGATCATGGCTTTTGGTGAACCGCCTGAGTACATTCCCAATACTATATGGATGGGGCAGTTCAGGTCCAGGAATAGTGCCGCCCCCCTGAAAATGGGAAAAGATATACCGACCATCAGCGGTGCGACACTTTCGGCACGCACTATCAGCGACGGGGCACGCATTGCCAGGGCCATTTTGCAAACGGCGATCGTGAAGTAAGATGAAATTTCTGGTCACCAAAGATACACAGGCGACGGGGCTGCTGCGTTTTCTCATGGGCGGTCTGCTGGCAGCCGTACTGCTCTACCTGCCGATGGATGCGGCACTGCACGGCCTGCAGCTTGGGTTTGCACCTGCAAATGTTGGAGCGACCCTCTACGGTGACGAAGAGGCATTCATCGAGCCTATTTTGCTTGACGCGCTGCTGCTTCAGGTGCACATAGACCTCTTCATGACACTCTTTGTCGTGCTGATCCTCTCTGCGATGATCGTCAGGCTGATGGAGACAAAACGAACCAAACGGGTCTTGCTGCATCTTCTGGGTACGACAGGACTGTTGATGCCCCTGCTGCTGTTAGGTGCCTACCTTTTTGGAACAGTCGTACTTTATAGCTGGATAGGGGTATTTCTCTTCTGGCATCTCTTTGCATTCGGGCTCTCGGTCGTACTGCTTAAAAAGGTTGTCCGGTGAAACACTACCCCAAA
The window above is part of the Sulfurovum riftiae genome. Proteins encoded here:
- the gmd gene encoding GDP-mannose 4,6-dehydratase, with translation MSEKVALITGITGQDGSYLAEFLLKKGYIVHGIKRRASLFNTDRIDHLYQDPHVENRHFILHYGEMTDSMNLTRIIQEVQPDEIYNLAAMSHVAVSFETPEYVANADGTGTLRILEAVKLLGLTEKTRIYQASTSELYGKVQETPQSETTPFYPRSPYAVAKMYAYWITVNYREAYGMFACNGILFNHESPVRGETFVTRKITRAASKIALGLQDKLYLGNLDAKRDWGHAKDYVKMMWLILQADEPEDWVIATGQTTTVRDFVRMAFRFAGIELEFKGEGVDEVGIVNSVDESRAKELNLDINNLQQLVGKEVVAVDPKYFRPTEVDLLLGDPTKAETKLGWRREYKLEELVNDMMQSDLHLMTKDQYLKDGGYTIMNYFE
- the galU gene encoding UTP--glucose-1-phosphate uridylyltransferase GalU, whose protein sequence is MIKKCLFPAAGYGTRFLPATKATPKEMLPVLTKPLIQYGVEEAVEANIHTMAIVTGRGKRAIEDHFDISYELEHQIKGTSKEPLLTEIRSLITQCTFSYTRQVEMKGLGHAILTGETLIGNEPFAVILADDLCDNNGNDSVLKQMVSVYEKYQCSIVAIEEVPLEETNKYGVIAGNLVDNTDDTYRVTDMVEKPEPRNAPTNMAIIGRYILTPDIFDIIRNTKPGKGGEIQITDALLEQAKEGKVIAFKFKGKRFDCGSVNGFVEATNYFYEKEKNV
- a CDS encoding FMN-binding protein — translated: MKKRFITLLLSGAIFCAAMEAAVPKPVKHAIDASFGEVSKIEARQIVLTGSTYEKVKARAKAKLETKIYRYYVIRSSSAVGYAVLITRKVRTKKATVLYVFDVKGVLKFSEIMAFGEPPEYIPNTIWMGQFRSRNSAAPLKMGKDIPTISGATLSARTISDGARIARAILQTAIVK